One Vallitalea pronyensis genomic region harbors:
- a CDS encoding glycosyltransferase family 39 protein — translation MKKYHMLITIVFIIPMVYTIVYAIIPSTGAIYTHDSIAYTYGAKTWLEGKGMLYFGYKTPIIQWPPLYILWMTIPIRLGMEPALFVRLMNPLLHVLLVIVLAKWLCKHMHHKWMVYVGVVLVTFSIPMLHVMRFIWTEPVFIVLFVMACVCFHNYVVGHQLKWLMIAAILSALCWLTRYMGVTLLMTCTIYMLCLEQPIRKKVGHVFLYGTIASMPMVIWVMRNLFISHTFTGSRGIHKIPLLTNIRKSLHILYVWFAPGDSANGWVVLLIIVITIAVAFCVKRCWRNGHKSHSSMGAMLILFIGLYSAILLFIASHYAMDPLNDRMWVPIYMPVIWLLLIVVDQLFDHDAMLSVGRLGSWCVTLSMVVTIFINVYQMTHYIKHKDEFHEAKEGYRFYGEESAMIPYIQDMGLGKDDVIMTNNPALLTFNTSIDCRWTPKRRSIALYEYPAIMGSIHGKQVYIAWFGKPDHATFYTVDELKHYHTIKAVKTFHEGSIYKIDKTHLTMNRLEQNRLKGR, via the coding sequence ATGAAGAAATATCACATGCTAATAACGATAGTTTTCATAATACCTATGGTGTATACCATTGTATATGCCATTATACCAAGTACAGGTGCTATCTACACCCATGACTCAATAGCTTATACGTATGGAGCTAAAACATGGCTAGAAGGAAAAGGAATGCTATACTTTGGTTATAAAACACCCATCATCCAGTGGCCACCCCTCTACATTTTATGGATGACCATTCCTATTCGGTTAGGTATGGAACCAGCTTTATTTGTAAGATTAATGAACCCTCTACTACATGTCCTACTTGTAATCGTATTAGCCAAGTGGTTATGTAAGCATATGCACCATAAATGGATGGTTTATGTGGGGGTCGTACTGGTAACCTTTTCAATACCGATGCTCCATGTGATGCGATTTATATGGACAGAACCTGTTTTTATTGTACTATTTGTGATGGCATGTGTATGTTTTCACAACTACGTGGTAGGTCATCAACTGAAATGGTTAATGATAGCAGCTATTCTATCGGCATTATGTTGGCTAACCAGGTATATGGGTGTTACATTGCTTATGACATGCACCATCTATATGTTATGTCTTGAACAGCCTATTAGGAAAAAAGTGGGCCATGTTTTCTTATATGGCACCATTGCCTCGATGCCTATGGTCATATGGGTTATGAGAAATCTATTTATTTCTCATACGTTTACAGGGTCAAGAGGTATCCATAAGATACCCCTGTTGACGAATATACGCAAGAGTCTACATATCCTATATGTTTGGTTTGCCCCTGGAGATTCTGCTAATGGATGGGTGGTCTTACTTATCATCGTCATAACCATAGCCGTTGCATTTTGTGTAAAAAGGTGTTGGCGAAATGGTCACAAGAGTCATTCAAGTATGGGTGCTATGCTAATCCTATTTATTGGCTTATACAGCGCTATACTACTATTTATAGCATCTCATTATGCCATGGACCCACTTAACGACCGGATGTGGGTACCTATTTATATGCCTGTCATATGGTTACTGCTTATTGTGGTGGATCAGCTATTCGATCATGATGCCATGTTATCCGTTGGACGACTAGGTTCATGGTGTGTGACGTTAAGTATGGTGGTGACGATTTTTATCAATGTGTATCAAATGACACACTATATAAAGCACAAGGATGAGTTCCATGAAGCAAAGGAAGGATACAGATTCTATGGAGAGGAAAGTGCCATGATTCCTTATATCCAAGATATGGGGCTGGGTAAAGATGATGTCATTATGACAAATAATCCAGCTCTTCTCACATTCAATACGTCCATTGATTGTCGATGGACACCTAAGAGGAGGAGTATTGCGTTATATGAATATCCTGCTATCATGGGCTCTATTCATGGAAAACAAGTCTACATCGCATGGTTTGGTAAACCTGATCATGCAACATTCTATACAGTAGATGAACTAAAGCATTATCACACCATTAAAGCTGTTAAAACGTTTCATGAGGGAAGTATCTATAAAATAGATAAAACACATTTAACCATGAATAGACTAGAGCAAAATAGGTTGAAAGGAAGATGA
- a CDS encoding UbiA prenyltransferase family protein, which yields MKNYIALMRPKQWIKNVFVLASLLFSKNFLIGHKIWTIVLLTGYFIIISSIIYVFNDMVDVDKDRYHPKKKYRPLACGALTKKQAIIFLVVLGIIAMMVSLFFEPLVNGIILIYMINNIGYSLIFKHYVIIDAIIIAMGFLLRVVVGALAIHEHVSSWILICTFFMAMLMALGKRRSEIICLEEKANAHRKNLQLYSIQVLDYMLLICVACTIMTYSLYSILEQQSQLFLITILFVFYGVIRYIFLLFNSDGSKMPEELIIEDQPLVMAIACYGLVTIGILAFIP from the coding sequence ATGAAAAATTATATAGCGTTAATGCGACCAAAGCAATGGATTAAGAATGTTTTTGTTCTTGCATCCCTCTTGTTTTCCAAAAACTTTTTAATAGGGCATAAGATATGGACCATCGTATTATTAACGGGATATTTCATCATCATCTCTTCAATAATCTATGTGTTTAATGATATGGTAGATGTAGACAAGGATCGGTATCATCCGAAAAAGAAGTATCGTCCCTTAGCTTGTGGTGCACTGACCAAAAAACAAGCGATTATTTTTCTGGTGGTTCTGGGAATCATTGCGATGATGGTAAGTTTATTTTTTGAACCATTAGTGAATGGGATTATCCTAATCTATATGATAAATAACATCGGTTACAGTCTTATATTCAAGCATTATGTGATTATAGATGCCATCATCATTGCTATGGGGTTTTTGTTAAGGGTTGTTGTAGGAGCTCTAGCTATTCATGAGCATGTATCTTCTTGGATACTTATCTGTACATTTTTTATGGCTATGCTTATGGCACTAGGCAAAAGACGAAGCGAAATCATCTGTTTAGAAGAAAAGGCCAATGCACATCGCAAAAACCTACAGTTGTATTCCATTCAAGTATTGGATTATATGCTACTCATATGTGTTGCATGTACCATCATGACCTATAGTCTGTATTCTATTTTGGAACAACAAAGTCAACTGTTCTTAATCACCATTTTGTTTGTTTTTTATGGAGTCATTCGCTATATATTTCTTCTGTTTAACAGTGATGGAAGTAAGATGCCAGAAGAACTGATTATAGAAGATCAACCACTTGTTATGGCTATTGCTTGTTATGGGTTGGTGACAATAGGTATATTGGCTTTTATACCATAA
- a CDS encoding radical SAM protein has protein sequence MDMLKVLNNIIRRKPILVVYDVTKLCNERCPMCNIWKEKSQDMPLHHIMEKAKKLRKFGIGYVFIQGGEPTLRTDLIAIIDVFIAHKIKPTVITNGILMNKALASEIAKRKCNLSISLDILGAEKYKKYRGLDAYEQVMANIKTIAPIKRQGNWTLTTTVSKLTRLDDVKAIEHLAESLGFMYAIRPYVYVNGIAGRKNNDLIYAYDDIEPIFRYMLNRARKNNYLASLIYEEHIKYIKGETMPTCDAMTYSIVMLEDGTYAPCIEFAHKAIDIDTLKEDKKAYNRMITTCNDKTPCYYNCAREIGVMMRKKWRILFNGFKVARQMIRYGNFF, from the coding sequence ATGGATATGTTAAAGGTATTGAACAATATAATAAGAAGAAAACCCATATTGGTTGTGTACGATGTGACCAAGCTCTGCAATGAACGTTGTCCCATGTGCAATATATGGAAAGAAAAAAGTCAGGATATGCCATTACATCATATTATGGAAAAGGCTAAGAAACTGAGAAAATTTGGGATTGGCTATGTGTTTATACAAGGGGGAGAGCCAACCCTTAGGACTGATCTCATTGCAATCATTGATGTGTTTATAGCCCATAAGATTAAGCCTACAGTCATTACCAACGGTATTTTAATGAACAAGGCGTTAGCAAGTGAGATAGCCAAGAGAAAGTGTAATCTATCCATCAGTTTGGACATACTGGGTGCAGAGAAATACAAAAAATATAGAGGTCTAGATGCGTACGAGCAGGTCATGGCCAATATTAAAACCATAGCACCCATCAAACGTCAAGGGAATTGGACCCTTACAACCACTGTTTCTAAGTTAACCCGGCTGGATGATGTGAAAGCCATAGAGCATTTAGCTGAGTCATTAGGGTTTATGTATGCCATTAGGCCATATGTGTATGTAAATGGTATAGCGGGGAGAAAAAATAATGACCTTATTTACGCATATGACGATATCGAACCTATATTTCGCTACATGCTAAATCGAGCAAGAAAGAATAATTATCTAGCAAGCTTAATCTATGAAGAACATATAAAATATATCAAAGGTGAAACCATGCCAACATGTGATGCCATGACGTATTCTATTGTGATGCTGGAAGATGGTACGTATGCGCCATGCATTGAGTTTGCACATAAAGCCATAGACATAGACACACTCAAAGAAGATAAGAAAGCCTATAACAGGATGATTACTACATGTAATGACAAAACACCTTGCTACTATAATTGTGCAAGAGAAATAGGCGTAATGATGAGAAAAAAATGGCGTATTCTCTTCAATGGTTTTAAAGTAGCTAGGCAAATGATTAGGTATGGGAATTTTTTCTAA
- a CDS encoding DEAD/DEAH box helicase — protein sequence MKYGLVDFQKDAVASLLKKMESMQRSYEADGSLSAVALTAPTGAGKTVVSAAVAEGLFYGNETYAGDDRAVILWLSDSPSLNEQTMKRFDAATDLLNGVNAMEAIGPDFAKNHSKLMPGHIYFLNRQLLGKGKKLSNEAEGGRSFYDVLSDTIDDSDIHLYLFIDEAHRGLGSGNNKGTSDSANKTIYSIIIDGQDGVNKPMPCVVGISATPERFNNAMQGRKNRDMKASVDVPVSAVRSSGLIKDTIELRTPKKAANTKHQDLTQACVRLAESSKKWKDYCTDKNKNVLPVVIPLMVVQVEDKVTKDTLTALCTQIHKVLPWLDISDCFGNVFGEHEDITTTAGKIPYVKPEEVAERTEIRVLFAKDAISTGWDCPRAEVIYSRRKRTDSTYIAQLIGRMIRTPLARRVPTMEELNTVACYLPEYDSSTVESVVERLKEDNVALPDTTIIKNPADVKFFGETKKTVEKKLSKIQSVGTTTSSTGSSSTSGQTPEQVVEGTEFYVNTDDDFVVDFDDIEETEQELTDALERIPKVDSDVIKESFEEIITRQVRHDKPNHFLDLWDCIDIITSDIDLESDLGNQIQVEFYNNIEGEIKKHPAEFKRSLGGIKNTTVTVKRVDPLTGEEYEDKEELVENDADRLVFYYKHAVDVFKGASDLIKYCINKRKEDEYDSDTQAISRIAAVGYCMEIVQAMEAWAENKTEKLLGVYAPDRYAVSDEHKERWDAIEGNTKPYIERNLSVQASITRQNKEYDAYAKHIISDESGWSYHKLNDLEKKVLQTELAKSLNVAWYRNQSRNLNASLAIPYMINGEWENMYPDFIFFQQLGNGDIVRTIVDPHGDWLGDSVAKLKGYVMYIKDHPYMFGSVQAVADKKGGVCRYLDLMMPTVQTAIENFTGSSAKVLFNGPLSKEYKVKED from the coding sequence ATGAAATATGGGTTGGTTGATTTTCAGAAGGATGCAGTGGCATCTCTTTTAAAAAAGATGGAATCCATGCAACGTAGCTATGAAGCAGATGGTTCACTTTCTGCTGTAGCTTTGACTGCTCCGACTGGTGCAGGCAAAACGGTTGTTTCGGCTGCTGTTGCAGAGGGATTATTTTATGGTAATGAAACATATGCGGGCGATGATAGAGCTGTAATCTTATGGCTGTCTGATAGTCCGAGCTTGAATGAACAGACTATGAAGAGATTTGATGCAGCAACTGATTTGCTTAATGGGGTAAATGCTATGGAAGCTATTGGTCCAGATTTTGCAAAGAATCATAGTAAATTGATGCCTGGACACATTTATTTCTTGAATAGACAGTTACTTGGCAAAGGCAAGAAATTGTCAAATGAAGCTGAGGGTGGACGTTCATTTTATGATGTATTGAGCGATACAATTGATGATTCTGATATTCATTTGTATCTGTTCATTGATGAAGCACATAGAGGTCTTGGGTCAGGAAATAATAAAGGAACTTCAGATAGTGCTAATAAGACTATTTACAGCATTATCATTGATGGTCAGGATGGAGTGAATAAACCAATGCCTTGCGTGGTTGGTATTTCAGCTACTCCAGAACGATTTAATAATGCTATGCAAGGTCGTAAGAACCGTGATATGAAAGCATCGGTTGATGTTCCAGTATCGGCAGTGAGAAGCTCTGGTCTTATTAAGGATACAATTGAACTTCGTACTCCGAAAAAGGCTGCTAATACAAAGCATCAGGATTTAACTCAGGCATGTGTGAGATTAGCAGAATCATCAAAGAAATGGAAAGATTACTGTACAGATAAAAATAAGAATGTTCTGCCAGTGGTTATTCCATTAATGGTTGTACAGGTTGAAGATAAGGTTACAAAGGATACCTTGACTGCTTTGTGTACTCAAATTCATAAGGTTCTTCCTTGGTTGGATATTTCAGATTGTTTCGGTAATGTATTTGGTGAGCATGAAGATATTACAACTACAGCAGGCAAGATTCCATATGTGAAACCAGAGGAAGTGGCTGAACGTACAGAAATCCGAGTACTTTTTGCTAAAGATGCTATCTCCACAGGTTGGGATTGTCCTCGTGCAGAAGTTATTTATTCAAGACGTAAACGTACTGATTCAACATATATTGCACAGTTGATTGGTCGTATGATTCGTACACCATTAGCAAGACGTGTGCCTACTATGGAAGAATTAAACACTGTAGCTTGTTATCTTCCTGAGTATGATTCAAGTACAGTTGAAAGTGTTGTTGAAAGATTAAAAGAAGATAATGTGGCTTTGCCAGATACAACCATTATTAAGAATCCAGCAGATGTAAAATTCTTTGGTGAGACAAAGAAAACTGTTGAGAAAAAACTGTCAAAGATTCAGTCTGTTGGTACAACAACTAGTAGTACAGGTTCTTCTTCAACATCTGGGCAGACTCCTGAACAGGTCGTGGAGGGAACAGAATTTTACGTAAATACAGACGATGATTTTGTTGTAGATTTTGATGATATTGAAGAAACTGAGCAGGAATTGACTGATGCTTTGGAAAGGATTCCTAAAGTGGATAGTGATGTGATTAAAGAAAGTTTTGAGGAAATCATTACCCGTCAGGTTCGGCATGATAAGCCAAATCATTTTCTTGATTTATGGGATTGTATTGATATCATTACTTCTGATATTGATTTGGAATCTGATTTGGGAAATCAGATTCAGGTGGAATTCTATAACAATATTGAGGGTGAAATAAAGAAGCATCCTGCAGAATTCAAGCGTTCCCTTGGTGGTATTAAAAATACGACTGTTACAGTGAAACGTGTTGACCCGCTGACTGGTGAAGAATACGAAGATAAAGAAGAGCTTGTTGAAAATGATGCTGATAGATTGGTGTTTTATTATAAACATGCTGTGGATGTATTTAAAGGTGCTTCAGATTTAATCAAGTATTGTATCAATAAACGTAAAGAAGATGAGTATGATTCTGATACTCAGGCAATTAGTCGTATTGCAGCTGTTGGATATTGCATGGAAATTGTTCAGGCAATGGAAGCATGGGCAGAGAATAAGACTGAAAAATTATTGGGAGTATATGCTCCTGATCGTTATGCAGTGTCTGATGAACATAAAGAACGATGGGACGCTATTGAAGGTAATACAAAGCCGTATATTGAGCGCAATCTTAGTGTTCAGGCAAGTATTACACGTCAGAATAAAGAGTATGATGCATATGCTAAGCATATTATTAGTGACGAATCAGGTTGGTCATACCATAAGTTGAATGATTTGGAGAAGAAAGTTCTGCAAACTGAATTAGCTAAATCGTTGAATGTGGCATGGTATAGAAATCAGTCTCGAAACTTGAATGCTTCACTTGCTATTCCATATATGATTAATGGTGAATGGGAAAATATGTATCCTGATTTTATTTTCTTCCAGCAGCTTGGAAATGGAGACATTGTACGAACCATTGTAGATCCTCATGGAGATTGGCTTGGAGATAGTGTGGCAAAGTTGAAAGGCTATGTTATGTACATTAAAGACCATCCATATATGTTTGGTTCGGTTCAGGCTGTTGCTGATAAAAAAGGTGGTGTTTGTAGATATCTTGATTTGATGATGCCTACTGTGCAGACAGCTATTGAAAACTTTACAGGTAGTTCGGCAAAAGTTTTGTTTAATGGTCCTTTGAGTAAAGAGTATAAAGTTAAGGAGGATTGA
- a CDS encoding putative glycoside hydrolase, translating to MAHPYKRRQKKNYTWLILILLIVLSVGGFGYYKFYMNGDSDSADNESIIEKIINPNKDKEVVALEVGYNDYLHAPTVSYDLYQKAPAVKGVYVNAPAASSKERLDTLIELADTTEINAFVVDVKDDNGRVTFEMDIPEVDEVEAEYRYIKNIDSFMNKLYDHEIYPIARIVAFKDPYLPRRKTDYAIKNKDGSLWFYDKVPWLNPYNKDVWVYVVNIAKKAAEAGFKEIQFDYIRFEATKQLEKVDFGPGSEEKTRMEIIADFVEYATNELRPYGVKVSADVFGIIINSKVDAKVIGQDYLKMAEKLDVICPMVYPSHYGKGFFGIPKDKHSDLYPYETIFGAMEDSNEEYEKLEDKEAAIVRPWLQAFTASYLRKPNYRVYDGEAIRAQIQAVYDAGLEEWILWHAGAKYKKDGLMPKE from the coding sequence ATGGCTCATCCATATAAACGTCGACAGAAAAAAAATTACACATGGTTAATATTGATTTTATTAATTGTTCTTAGTGTAGGAGGATTTGGTTACTACAAGTTTTACATGAATGGCGATAGCGATTCGGCAGATAACGAGAGTATTATCGAAAAAATTATAAATCCAAACAAAGACAAAGAAGTGGTTGCACTTGAAGTAGGTTATAATGACTATCTTCATGCACCAACGGTAAGTTATGACTTATATCAAAAAGCACCTGCTGTGAAAGGTGTCTATGTGAATGCACCTGCTGCCAGTAGTAAAGAGAGGCTTGATACGTTAATTGAACTTGCCGACACCACAGAGATTAATGCATTTGTTGTTGATGTAAAAGACGATAATGGCCGTGTTACGTTTGAGATGGATATTCCAGAGGTAGACGAAGTTGAAGCAGAATATCGCTATATTAAAAATATCGATAGTTTTATGAATAAGCTATATGACCATGAGATATACCCTATAGCACGTATTGTGGCTTTTAAGGATCCTTATTTACCTAGAAGAAAAACAGATTATGCGATTAAAAATAAGGACGGTTCTCTATGGTTTTATGATAAAGTGCCTTGGCTAAACCCTTATAATAAGGATGTTTGGGTTTATGTCGTAAATATTGCTAAAAAAGCAGCAGAAGCAGGATTTAAGGAAATCCAGTTTGACTATATACGATTTGAAGCAACCAAACAATTAGAGAAGGTTGATTTTGGACCTGGCTCTGAAGAAAAAACCAGAATGGAAATCATTGCTGACTTTGTAGAATATGCTACAAATGAGCTAAGACCATATGGCGTCAAAGTTTCGGCAGATGTATTTGGTATTATTATTAATAGTAAGGTGGATGCAAAAGTCATTGGTCAAGATTATTTAAAAATGGCTGAAAAACTAGATGTTATATGTCCAATGGTATACCCATCACACTATGGTAAAGGCTTCTTTGGTATACCAAAAGATAAACACTCTGATCTATATCCATATGAAACCATTTTTGGTGCTATGGAAGACTCTAATGAAGAATACGAGAAACTTGAGGATAAAGAAGCAGCCATTGTCAGACCTTGGTTACAAGCTTTTACAGCTTCTTATCTTAGAAAACCTAATTATCGTGTATATGACGGTGAAGCCATAAGAGCGCAGATACAAGCAGTATACGATGCGGGTCTTGAAGAATGGATTTTATGGCATGCTGGAGCCAAATATAAAAAAGACGGTTTAATGCCTAAGGAATAA